One stretch of Armigeres subalbatus isolate Guangzhou_Male chromosome 2, GZ_Asu_2, whole genome shotgun sequence DNA includes these proteins:
- the LOC134211121 gene encoding cyclin-Q: MIRDLDVTSSLKKDSVLPPMRFKPVDYRNKNMKGIPERFLFECAIKLSMKPLTSATAAVLYHRFFRETDESEYDPYMIASSCLYLAGKIKDDPVKIRDVINVAHSTINRGAQPLELGDEYWSMRDTIVQAELFITRILKFDLTTVHPHKYMLHYMKSLQDWFGVKEWNSLPVAKAAASFLQDFHHSSKILDHKPDHIAVCCLALAFQAYGVQVPLTDEVDEVTTWYNIFCSDLTHEKHWEIMEEIVEIYNTEAEIDEDED, translated from the exons ATGATTCGTGATCTCGATGTAACCTCATCTCTGAAAAAGGATTCCGTACTGCCACCCATGCGATTCAAGCCGGTCGATTACAG GAACAAGAACATGAAAGGAATACCGGAGCGGTTTCTATTCGAGTGCGCCATCAAATTGAGTATGAAACCGCTGACCTCAGCTACGGCAGCAGTCCTGTATCATCGATTCTTCCGAGAAACTGATGAGTCGGAATATGATCCCTAT ATGATTGCATCCTCTTGCCTCTATCTCGCCGGAAAAATCAAGGACGATCCGGTGAAAATCCGAGATGTGATCAACGTCGCTCACAGCACCATAAACCGAGGAGCTCAACCTCTTGAGCTCGGCGATGAGTACTGGTCCATGAGGGACACCATAGTTCAAGCCGAACTGTTCATTACCCGCATACTGAAGTTCGATCTGACAACAGTACATCCGCACAAGTACATGCTGCACTACATGAAGTCTCTGCAGGATTGGTTTGGCGTCAAGGAGTGGAACTCACTTCCCGTGGCGAAAGCAGCGGCATCCTTCCTGCAGGATTTCCATCACAGTTCCAAGATTCTGGATCACAAACCGGATCACATCGCTGTGTGTTGCTTGGCATTAGCATTCCAAGCTTATGGGGTTCAAGTGCCACTCACTGATGAAGTGGATGAGGTTACCACATGGTACAAT attttttgtagcGATCTCACTCATGAAAAGCATTGGGAAATAATGGAAGAGATCGTGGAAATTTACAACACGGAAGCAGAAATCGATGAAGATGAGGACTGA